A region of Rhea pennata isolate bPtePen1 chromosome 36, bPtePen1.pri, whole genome shotgun sequence DNA encodes the following proteins:
- the LOC134152954 gene encoding trypsin-like: MDVPHPHGGAQDDEDRIIGGYPCIPFSQPWQVYIYRPVRCGGILLRPNWVLSAAHCFYRGLRLRLGEYNLRVAEGTEQDRRVVQAIRHPAFDPATLDNDLMLLRLDQPARLGAAVQPLALPRSCAPAGATCLVSGWGTITTPQVTQPQQLICAYVEIFSEEYCRRAYPGRLTRNMLCAGVRHQRVDSCQGDSGGPLSCNGTLQGIVSWGLQTCALPGRPGVYTRVCNYVNWILDTMDRN; this comes from the exons ATGGATGTCCCACATCCTCATG GCGGGGCGCAGGACGACGAGGACCGGATCATCGGGGGCTACCCCTGCATCCCGTTCTCGCAGCCCTGGCAGGTCTACATCTACCGGCCCGTGCGCTGCGGCGGCATCCTGCTGAGGCCCAACTGGGTGCTCTCGGCCGCCCACTGCTTCTACCG gGGCCTGCGGCTGCGCCTGGGCGAGTACAACCTGCGCGTGGCGGAGGGGACGGAGCAGGACCGCCGGGTGGTTCAGGCCATCCGTCACCCGGCCTTCGACCCAGCCACGCTGGACAACGACCTCATGCTGCTGCGGCTCGACCagccggcgcggctcggcgccgccgtgcagcccctggctctgccccgCTCCTGCGCCCCAGCCGGGGCCACCTGCCTCGTCTCGGGCTGGGGCACCATCACCACCCCTCAAG TGACGCAGCCCCAGCAGCTCATCTGCGCCTACGTGGAGATCTTCTCGGAGGAGTACTGCCGCCGCGCCTACCCGGGCCGCCTCACGCGCAACATGCTCTGCGCCGGCGTGCGCCACCAGCGCGTCGACTCCTGCCAG GGTGACTCCGGGGGGCCGCTGTCATGCAACGGGACCCTCCAAGGCATCGTGTCGTGGGGGCTGCAGACCTGCGCCCTGCCCGGGCGCCCGGGCGTCTACACGCGCGTGTGCAACTACGTCAACTGGATCCTGGACACCATGGACAGAAACTAG
- the LOC134152946 gene encoding synaptophysin-like protein 1 gives MPALRLDLGAAKEPLGLVRGLQWIFSIFAFATCGRYSGSVSFGVSCSGGPNVTVTAAFGYPFRLNRATFAPPLKDLCNGTWAADVHLVGDFAAAAQFFVAVAAAAFVYAAAALAVYLGCLGLYRAGAARLPMADFVATVVFSFLWLVSTSAWAKALTDVKVSVAAPLPGCRPPTTCSAAAVSPAGSLNVSVIFGFLNLLLWAAGSWFVYKETDLHRPPPPPPAAAPGAL, from the exons ATGCCGGCGCTGCGGCTGGACCTGGGCGCGGCCAAGGAGCCGCTGGGGCTGGTGCGGGGCCTCCAGTGG aTTTTCTCCATTTTCGCCTTCGCCACGTGCGGCCGCTACAGCGGCTCCGTCTCCTTCGGCGTCAGCTGCTCGGGCGGCCCCAACGTCACGGTGACGGCGGCGTTCGGTTACCCCTTCCG GTTGAACCGGGCGACCTTCGCGCCGCCGCTGAAGGACCTCTGCAACGGCACGTGGGCCGCCGACGTGCACCTCGTGGGCGActtcgccgccgccgcccagtTCTTCGTGGccgtggccgccgccgccttcgtctacgccgccgccgccctcgccgTCTACCTGGGCTGCCTCGGCCTGTaccgcgccggcgccgcccggctGCCCATGGCG GACTTCGTGGCCACCGTGGTCTTCTCCTTCCTGTGGCTCGTGAGCACCTCGGCGTGGGCCAAGGCCCTGACGGACGTGAAGGTCTCGGtggcggcgccgctgcccggctgccgcccgcccaCCAcctgctccgccgccgccgtcaGCCCCGCGGGCTCCCTCAACGTCTCCGTG ATCTTCGGCTTCCTCAACCTGCTGCTCTGGGCCGCCGGCTCCTGGTTCGTCTACAAGGAGACGGATCTgcaccgcccccccccgcccccccccgccgccgcccccggggccctGTGA